In Piliocolobus tephrosceles isolate RC106 chromosome 4, ASM277652v3, whole genome shotgun sequence, the following are encoded in one genomic region:
- the LOC111528341 gene encoding uncharacterized protein LOC111528341, whose protein sequence is MPLRTFMIHGRRPKWKGLHSAVPSAASAMRSPPHPVAPPPQEGSSVSSQNSRGDSCRRNLRARAEASRTRRQEGSLSAGAQGLWVVTRTPVLALGRPGWPLHPPLSVTGSGSPTGWARDLPGISQRGTQPPQPGTGMQAWTGHLGAPILLKPCGRQWAPSGTACSAHGTREALGAPVFMEHRGRTALVCTWESCPGPLSSASGQQAGDTLLPGGLGPGALSPGSILAPTPSWSMTWMWGGPRASAGYGETVKEAVAWEVRPAGLSTDPASPRIAPVASLSLKLLISEMVQKTGLRVLEGVNSPGP, encoded by the coding sequence ATGCCactaagaacattcatgattcatgggaggaggccaaagtggaagggCCTTCACAGCGCTGTTCCCTCTGCCGCCTCTGCCATGCGAAGCCCTCCTCACCCTGTAGCTCCCCCCCCCCAGGAGGGAAGCTCTGTCAGCAGCCAGAACTCGCGTGGGGATTCCTGCAGGAGAAACCTGAGGGCGAGGGCCGAGGCGAGCAGGACCAGGCGTCAGGAAGGGTCCCTGTCAGCCGGTGCCCAGGGCCTCTGGGTGGTGACCCGCACCCCAGTGCTGGCCCTGGGGAGGCCAGGGTGGCCGTTGCACCCACCACTGTCAGTCACTGGCTCCGGGTCACCCACAGGCTGGGCTCGTGACCTCCCAGGCATCTCCCAAAGAGGCACACAGCCTCCTCAGCCTGGCACAGGGATGCAGGCCTGGACAGGGCATCTGGGAGCACCCATCCTCCTCAAGCCCTGTGGACGGCAGTGGGCCCCGTCTGGCACTGCCTGCTCTGCACATGGCACTCGGGAGGCGCTCGGGGCACCTGTGTTCATGGAGCACAGAGGCAGAACCGCACTTGTGTGCACGTGGGAGTCATGCCCTGGCCCACTGTCCTCAGCCAGTGGGCAGCAAGCTGGAGATACACTCCTTCCCGGAGGTCTCGGGCCAGGAGCTCTGTCGCCAGGCTCTATATTGGCACCGACCCCTTCCTggagcatgacctggatgtgggGTGGACCCAGGGCCTCGGCTGGGTATGGAGAGACAGTGAAGGAGGCTGTGGCCTGGGAAGTGAGGCCCGCAGGGCTCAGCACTGATCCGGCCTCCCCTCGGATTGCCCCAGTGGCCTCTCTCAGCCTCAAGCTTCTCATCAGTGAAATGGTGCAGAAAACAGGGCTTCGTGTCCTGGAGGGTGTGAATTCACCAGGGCCCTAA